A genomic segment from Chitinophaga niabensis encodes:
- a CDS encoding nucleoside deaminase — protein MNEHSIFMRRCMELAEIARQRGDSPVGSVLVLDGQIIAEGIEGGKTHRDITYHAEIEAIRQATEKLSSQDLSACTMYTTHEPCIMCSYVIRHTRISSVVMAITTGDIGGSSSAYPLLKDITIKKWGPPPELIELTS, from the coding sequence ATGAACGAACATTCCATCTTCATGCGCAGATGCATGGAACTTGCAGAAATAGCCAGGCAACGGGGAGACAGCCCGGTAGGCTCCGTTCTTGTGCTGGATGGGCAGATCATTGCCGAAGGGATAGAAGGTGGCAAAACCCACCGGGATATCACTTACCACGCAGAGATCGAAGCCATAAGGCAGGCAACAGAAAAGCTGAGCAGCCAGGACCTTTCCGCCTGCACCATGTACACTACGCATGAACCCTGCATCATGTGTTCCTATGTGATCCGGCATACCCGGATCAGCAGTGTTGTAATGGCAATAACAACAGGAGATATCGGCGGCAGCAGTTCTGCCTATCCATTGCTGAAAGATATCACGATTAAGAAATGGGGGCCACCTCCCGAACTGATTGAGCTTACCAGTTAA
- a CDS encoding tetratricopeptide repeat protein produces MKHSLFFLALPLLLLGISLFGTKHAPPLPKSNSIGCAPPPRENFDTAANGKFITSLPGWGQYTYRISTDNDSAQYYFNQGLNMYYSYHLREATASFKEAARFDPTCAMAYWGQALSLGPGYNFAHTYSMPKSVPAVLQLMNQNIEHASDKEKQLIAVMNRRYDETKHLNIPYAIGMKELMTRYPQDQDIKALYIDAIMLLHPWDFWFNDGRPKEWTPEVIHLCKSLLKASPEHPGALHYYIHLTEASRHPEVALPNAEALKQLLPGVAHMVHMSSHEYERNGLYAQGVEANDLADKNLVHYDSLADNLSLASHSSHYFAVQTFCALSGGMYTTAKRTAQECRNSASPAPSSTYDQYLYMMPELMLVRLGKWEEILKDDLRPENSWPYASLLHNFARGLAFVYTGKTDSARQQLLQLQEKAKDPVLKVRRVPFNSTLQGAGIAEAILHAAILFAKQENNAAISSLTDAIRIEDSLVYTEPKDWMIPARQFLGAYLLQLGKPAMAEKIYREDLVWNPGNGWSLLGLCQSLEAQHKKKNLAAYRAKYQQAFSHADEIPPGSVYLR; encoded by the coding sequence ATGAAACATTCACTCTTCTTCCTTGCACTCCCCCTCCTGCTACTGGGTATTTCCCTGTTCGGAACAAAACATGCCCCGCCGCTGCCAAAGAGCAACAGTATTGGCTGTGCCCCTCCCCCCAGGGAAAACTTCGACACTGCTGCCAATGGAAAATTCATTACATCACTTCCCGGCTGGGGACAGTATACCTACCGTATTTCCACGGATAACGACAGTGCACAGTATTATTTTAACCAGGGGCTGAACATGTATTACAGCTATCACCTGCGGGAAGCTACTGCCTCTTTTAAGGAAGCAGCGCGCTTTGATCCAACCTGTGCTATGGCATACTGGGGACAGGCCCTGTCCCTTGGGCCAGGTTATAATTTTGCGCATACTTATTCCATGCCTAAGAGTGTGCCGGCTGTGTTGCAATTAATGAATCAAAACATTGAGCACGCATCCGATAAAGAGAAACAACTGATCGCCGTGATGAACCGCCGTTATGATGAAACAAAACATTTAAATATTCCCTATGCCATTGGCATGAAGGAACTCATGACCCGATACCCGCAAGATCAGGATATAAAAGCATTATACATAGATGCCATCATGCTCCTGCATCCCTGGGATTTCTGGTTCAATGACGGCCGTCCGAAGGAATGGACGCCGGAGGTTATACACCTCTGTAAATCGCTGTTAAAAGCATCTCCTGAACATCCGGGCGCTTTGCACTATTACATCCATCTTACGGAAGCTTCCCGCCATCCGGAAGTAGCACTGCCTAATGCGGAAGCATTAAAGCAACTTTTACCGGGTGTAGCGCATATGGTGCATATGTCCAGTCATGAGTATGAAAGAAATGGTTTGTATGCACAGGGGGTGGAAGCCAATGATCTGGCAGATAAAAATCTTGTACACTATGACTCTCTTGCGGATAATCTTTCCCTTGCCAGTCATTCTTCTCATTACTTTGCTGTGCAAACCTTCTGTGCATTAAGCGGCGGCATGTATACCACTGCTAAACGTACTGCGCAGGAATGCCGGAATAGTGCATCACCTGCGCCTTCATCTACATACGATCAATACCTGTACATGATGCCTGAACTGATGCTGGTGCGGTTAGGCAAATGGGAAGAAATATTAAAGGACGATCTGCGGCCGGAAAATAGCTGGCCTTATGCATCGCTCCTGCATAATTTTGCGAGAGGGCTTGCATTTGTTTATACCGGAAAAACGGATTCAGCCCGGCAGCAATTGCTGCAATTACAAGAGAAAGCAAAAGATCCGGTATTAAAGGTGAGGCGTGTACCATTCAATTCAACCCTGCAGGGAGCCGGTATAGCGGAAGCCATTCTGCACGCAGCTATACTTTTTGCGAAGCAGGAAAATAATGCTGCTATCAGCAGTCTCACGGATGCAATCAGGATAGAAGACAGTCTTGTTTATACAGAGCCAAAAGACTGGATGATCCCTGCCCGTCAATTTTTAGGCGCTTATCTTTTACAACTGGGTAAACCTGCCATGGCAGAAAAAATATACAGGGAAGACCTGGTGTGGAACCCTGGGAACGGCTGGTCTTTACTGGGCCTATGTCAAAGCCTTGAAGCACAGCACAAAAAGAAAAACCTGGCGGCATACCGTGCTAAATATCAACAGGCTTTTTCGCATGCTGATGAAATACCGCCAGGCTCTGTTTATCTGCGTTAA
- a CDS encoding DinB family protein: MPRPLPQEYGKYYHGYISLVPEDDLSIAFSNQTAGTLQFLQNIPEAKLNYAYAPGKWTVKQVLQHLIDAERIFVYRALRFARKDATPLASFEENDYADVARVDHLNWADMLDEFRLVRKASEYFFRSLNEEEMGRYGQASGVDITVRSLGFITVGHALHHQNVLKERYF; encoded by the coding sequence ATGCCCAGACCATTGCCCCAGGAATATGGTAAATACTATCACGGCTACATCAGCCTGGTTCCTGAAGACGATCTCTCTATAGCTTTTAGTAACCAAACTGCCGGCACACTGCAGTTCCTGCAGAATATCCCGGAAGCTAAACTGAACTATGCCTATGCACCCGGTAAATGGACGGTGAAACAAGTGTTGCAGCATCTCATTGATGCAGAGCGCATCTTTGTATACCGCGCCCTTCGTTTTGCACGTAAGGATGCTACACCGCTGGCCAGCTTCGAAGAGAATGATTACGCAGATGTTGCACGGGTAGATCACCTGAACTGGGCGGATATGCTGGATGAATTCCGTTTGGTGCGCAAGGCCAGCGAATACTTTTTCCGTTCTTTGAATGAAGAAGAAATGGGCCGTTACGGACAAGCCAGTGGTGTGGATATCACGGTACGGAGCTTAGGGTTCATTACCGTTGGTCATGCATTACATCACCAGAATGTATTGAAGGAGCGATATTTTTAA
- a CDS encoding CocE/NonD family hydrolase has product MRTTSILLLTLFLYFTAAAQVNEDSLWIRQNYVKKEVTIPMRDGVKLFTAVFMPKSGAEKHPILMSRTPYSCAPYGEQNFPPFYLRYHNHYFREGYIIVIQDVRGRWMSEGEFVDVRPFNPNKKTNKDIDEASDTYDTIDWLVKNIENNNGNVGVFGISYPGFYSTMASLSGHTALKAVSPQAPVTDWFAGDDFHHNGAFFLNDAFSFYSGFGKPRPKPTTVGPTEFPYPTHDNYKFYLEAGSLKNIAKMMGDSIKFWKDLYAHPTYDAFWKARNVRNFLKDVKPAMLIVGGTFDAEDLFGAWNTYRAIETQSKNTNNRVVMGPWYHGQWSANDGSYMGNVRFGSNTSAWYQENIETPFFDHYLKGKTEAPNIKEATIFFTGENNWRELPAWPPAEMQMTPIYLQAKGGLGFSLPAVTESSSTYTSDPSKPVPYTEDVHFNRTISYMDDDQRFAARRPDVLVFQTDTLTADLTLGGPVVADLLVSINTTDADFVVKVIDVFPDNFSYGDAPASTTHARYVSSTYPMGGYQMLVRGEVMRGKFRNSLETPVPFKPNEPTTVKFTLPDVAHTFQKGHRLMIQIQSSWFPLVDRNPQQFTDIYRAEDKDFIKSDITIYHSNKRPSKIILPVIKK; this is encoded by the coding sequence ATGAGAACAACATCTATCCTGCTATTAACCCTCTTCCTTTATTTCACTGCTGCGGCACAGGTGAATGAAGATTCCCTATGGATCAGGCAAAATTATGTAAAGAAGGAAGTAACCATTCCCATGCGCGACGGCGTGAAACTATTCACGGCTGTTTTCATGCCCAAAAGCGGTGCTGAAAAACATCCTATCCTTATGAGCCGCACACCGTATTCCTGCGCACCTTATGGAGAACAAAACTTTCCACCCTTTTACCTCCGTTATCACAATCATTATTTCCGTGAAGGTTATATCATCGTTATACAGGATGTACGTGGCCGCTGGATGAGTGAAGGAGAATTTGTGGATGTGCGCCCGTTCAATCCCAATAAGAAAACAAATAAAGATATTGATGAAGCCAGCGATACTTATGATACCATCGACTGGCTGGTGAAGAACATCGAAAACAATAATGGTAATGTGGGTGTGTTCGGTATTTCTTACCCGGGGTTCTATTCCACCATGGCATCTCTCAGCGGGCATACCGCGTTGAAGGCCGTAAGCCCGCAGGCACCTGTTACTGATTGGTTTGCAGGAGATGATTTCCATCACAACGGTGCCTTCTTCCTGAACGATGCATTCTCATTTTATTCCGGCTTTGGAAAACCACGGCCGAAGCCGACAACTGTTGGGCCTACGGAATTTCCCTATCCTACGCACGATAATTACAAATTTTATCTCGAAGCAGGTTCCTTAAAGAACATTGCCAAAATGATGGGAGACAGCATTAAATTCTGGAAGGACCTGTATGCACATCCCACTTACGATGCCTTCTGGAAAGCCCGTAACGTGCGCAACTTTTTGAAAGATGTAAAGCCAGCCATGCTGATAGTAGGCGGTACTTTTGATGCGGAGGACCTGTTCGGTGCATGGAACACTTACAGGGCTATTGAAACACAAAGCAAGAACACCAATAACCGGGTAGTAATGGGTCCGTGGTATCATGGCCAATGGTCTGCCAATGATGGCAGTTATATGGGGAACGTGCGCTTTGGCAGCAACACCTCCGCATGGTACCAGGAAAATATCGAAACACCATTCTTTGATCATTACCTTAAGGGAAAGACCGAAGCACCGAATATCAAAGAAGCCACCATATTCTTCACAGGAGAAAACAACTGGAGAGAATTACCAGCCTGGCCGCCGGCAGAAATGCAGATGACACCTATCTATCTGCAAGCTAAAGGAGGGCTTGGTTTCAGCCTGCCTGCCGTGACTGAAAGTTCCAGCACTTATACAAGTGATCCTTCCAAACCGGTTCCTTACACGGAAGATGTGCATTTCAACAGAACGATCAGCTATATGGATGATGATCAGCGTTTTGCTGCCAGAAGGCCGGATGTGCTCGTATTCCAGACAGATACTTTAACAGCAGACCTCACATTGGGAGGCCCTGTTGTAGCAGATCTGCTGGTAAGCATCAACACTACGGATGCAGATTTTGTGGTGAAAGTGATAGATGTTTTCCCGGATAATTTCAGTTATGGTGATGCTCCGGCTTCCACAACTCACGCAAGATATGTATCTTCAACCTATCCAATGGGCGGTTACCAAATGCTTGTGCGTGGAGAAGTAATGCGCGGTAAATTCCGTAACAGCCTTGAAACCCCGGTTCCTTTTAAACCCAATGAGCCCACTACCGTTAAGTTCACCTTACCAGACGTGGCACATACTTTCCAAAAAGGTCACCGGCTGATGATACAGATACAAAGTTCCTGGTTCCCTTTAGTTGACAGGAATCCGCAACAATTCACCGATATTTATCGTGCTGAGGACAAGGATTTTATCAAATCGGACATTACTATTTATCACAGTAATAAACGGCCGTCGAAGATCATATTGCCGGTCATTAAAAAATAG
- a CDS encoding FKBP-type peptidyl-prolyl cis-trans isomerase — translation MIIRKCLFIAALSVLALQTAYSQKKKPVNVKAPVSALKTPLDSVSYAIGNDLAQMLKGQGLDSLNLKLLFTAIQDQYAGKKPVLSADEGTLAVSRHIQKVKAEKAAKNKAVGEKFLAQNKTKPGIVTLPSGLQYQVITAGTGPKPVLTDRVKVHYHGTLIDGKTFDSSVDRGEPLVLGVSGVIKGWTEALQLMNTGSKWKLFIPSDLAYGDRQAGALITPGSALIFDVELIGIEPATPPATPAQ, via the coding sequence ATGATAATAAGAAAATGCCTGTTTATCGCCGCTTTGAGCGTACTGGCCCTGCAAACTGCCTATAGTCAGAAAAAGAAACCTGTCAATGTGAAGGCGCCGGTTTCTGCTTTAAAAACACCGCTGGACTCCGTTAGTTATGCTATCGGGAACGACCTTGCACAAATGCTGAAAGGTCAGGGACTGGACAGCCTTAACCTGAAACTGCTCTTTACCGCCATCCAGGATCAATATGCCGGCAAAAAACCGGTGCTTTCTGCAGATGAGGGAACATTAGCTGTCAGCAGGCATATCCAGAAAGTAAAAGCGGAAAAAGCTGCTAAAAATAAAGCGGTAGGAGAAAAATTCCTGGCGCAGAATAAAACCAAACCAGGGATAGTAACCTTACCCAGCGGTTTACAATACCAGGTGATCACAGCAGGAACAGGCCCTAAACCTGTTCTGACAGATAGAGTGAAAGTACATTATCATGGTACGCTGATAGACGGCAAAACTTTTGATAGTTCTGTTGACCGCGGTGAGCCATTAGTACTCGGCGTGAGTGGTGTAATTAAAGGTTGGACAGAAGCGCTTCAGTTAATGAACACAGGTTCCAAATGGAAATTATTCATCCCTTCTGATCTTGCCTATGGCGATCGCCAGGCGGGTGCGCTGATCACACCAGGCAGTGCATTGATATTTGATGTAGAATTAATTGGCATAGAGCCGGCAACACCTCCTGCTACTCCTGCACAGTAA
- a CDS encoding chorismate synthase — MNSFGRIFRVNVFGESHGESVGVNIDGIPAGIPLKQEDFLYDLGRRKAGAKGTTPRKEDDLPFLKSGVFNDHTTGAPITILFENNNTRSADYAKLREFPRPGHADFVATQKFGGFEDYRGGGHFSGRLTLNLVAAGVIAKKILGDKIQVNATLKEVGGFADAEEGLAAAIAAKDSVGGIVECTVDGLPIGLGEPFFDSVESNIAHAAFAIPAIKGIEFGAGFAAAKMKGLEHNDPIIDASGKTATNHAGGVVGGITNGNQLVFRVAVKPTSSTPKDQQTLNIASGEVETFSVKGRHDLCIALRVPVVLEAITAMVLADFMMLEARIPRVNK; from the coding sequence ATGAACAGTTTTGGTAGAATATTCAGGGTAAATGTTTTTGGCGAATCGCATGGGGAAAGTGTGGGGGTGAATATCGATGGGATACCTGCCGGTATTCCCTTGAAACAGGAAGATTTCCTGTATGACCTGGGCCGCCGTAAGGCAGGTGCAAAAGGTACTACTCCCCGCAAAGAAGATGATCTGCCATTCCTGAAATCAGGCGTGTTCAATGATCATACCACCGGTGCGCCGATCACCATTTTATTCGAGAACAACAACACCCGCAGTGCTGATTATGCCAAACTGCGCGAGTTTCCAAGGCCGGGCCATGCAGACTTTGTGGCTACACAAAAGTTTGGTGGTTTCGAGGATTACCGCGGTGGTGGTCACTTTAGCGGCCGCCTCACCCTTAACCTGGTGGCAGCCGGCGTGATCGCAAAAAAGATACTGGGCGATAAGATACAGGTGAACGCTACTTTGAAAGAAGTAGGTGGTTTTGCCGATGCAGAAGAAGGATTGGCTGCTGCTATTGCAGCAAAAGATTCTGTGGGTGGTATCGTGGAATGTACGGTAGATGGATTGCCCATAGGATTAGGAGAACCTTTCTTTGATTCCGTGGAATCTAATATCGCACATGCTGCATTTGCTATTCCCGCTATTAAAGGGATTGAATTCGGTGCCGGTTTTGCTGCCGCTAAAATGAAGGGGCTTGAGCACAACGATCCTATTATTGATGCGAGCGGTAAAACAGCTACCAATCATGCAGGAGGTGTTGTAGGCGGTATCACTAATGGAAACCAGCTGGTGTTCCGTGTAGCCGTGAAACCTACTTCAAGCACACCAAAAGATCAGCAGACACTCAATATCGCCAGCGGGGAAGTGGAAACATTTTCCGTAAAAGGCCGCCATGATCTCTGCATCGCACTCCGTGTACCGGTGGTACTGGAAGCTATCACAGCGATGGTGCTGGCAGATTTTATGATGTTGGAAGCACGAATACCAAGAGTTAACAAGTAA
- the aroA gene encoding 3-phosphoshikimate 1-carboxyvinyltransferase — MKVIISPAAINGVVTANPSKSAMQRAVAAALLAKGTTMIHNPGLSNDCLAALEVAENLGAMVKRLDDGIQITSKGVQPFYDEINCGESGLGIRMFTPIAALSEQPITIEGHGSLVTRPMHFFEEVLPQLGVEIKSRDGKLPLKIKGPLQAKDITIDGSLSSQFLTGLLMAFGSVADKAAITVKDLKSKPYIALTLQIMEHFGVKVRQDNFQVFHFDKKQEYRAKEYTVEGDWSGAAFLLVAAAVAGKAEVHHLNTQSAQSDKAIMEALEKAGAEILPGVFTMIVVKNALKAFEMDATDCPDLFPPLVALAANCKGITKIKGVSRLAHKESDRGLTLQQEFAKMGIKIDLQGDEMFVHGGTGIKGNVTVSSHNDHRIAMACAVAALTADGAITIENAEAINKSYPEFYEHLETLGGIVEREELKV; from the coding sequence ATGAAAGTCATTATATCACCTGCTGCTATCAATGGTGTGGTTACAGCCAATCCATCCAAGAGTGCCATGCAACGTGCAGTTGCGGCAGCACTCCTGGCAAAAGGTACCACCATGATCCACAATCCGGGTTTAAGCAATGACTGCCTGGCAGCATTGGAAGTGGCAGAGAACCTGGGTGCCATGGTAAAGCGGCTCGATGATGGTATTCAGATCACCAGTAAAGGCGTACAACCTTTTTATGATGAGATCAACTGCGGAGAGTCCGGTTTGGGCATCCGTATGTTCACTCCCATCGCTGCATTGTCTGAACAGCCTATCACTATAGAAGGGCATGGAAGCCTTGTTACAAGGCCTATGCATTTCTTTGAAGAAGTACTGCCGCAACTGGGTGTTGAGATCAAAAGCCGCGATGGTAAGTTGCCGCTGAAGATCAAAGGCCCGCTGCAGGCAAAGGATATCACCATAGATGGTTCCCTTTCTTCCCAATTCCTCACCGGTTTACTCATGGCCTTTGGCTCAGTAGCGGATAAGGCGGCTATCACGGTGAAAGACCTGAAAAGCAAACCTTACATCGCGCTGACCTTACAGATCATGGAACACTTTGGTGTGAAGGTGCGCCAGGATAATTTCCAAGTATTTCATTTCGATAAGAAACAGGAATACCGTGCAAAGGAATATACCGTGGAAGGTGACTGGAGCGGTGCAGCCTTTTTACTTGTAGCTGCGGCTGTAGCCGGTAAAGCAGAAGTGCATCACCTCAACACACAATCTGCCCAGTCAGATAAGGCCATTATGGAAGCACTGGAAAAAGCCGGCGCGGAAATATTGCCGGGTGTGTTCACCATGATCGTAGTGAAGAACGCACTGAAAGCTTTTGAAATGGATGCAACGGACTGCCCCGATCTGTTCCCGCCGCTGGTAGCACTTGCAGCCAATTGCAAAGGGATCACAAAGATCAAAGGTGTGAGCCGCCTTGCCCATAAAGAAAGTGACCGTGGCCTTACCCTGCAGCAGGAATTTGCAAAGATGGGCATTAAGATAGACCTGCAGGGAGATGAAATGTTTGTGCATGGTGGTACCGGTATCAAAGGTAATGTGACAGTATCTTCCCATAACGATCACCGTATTGCCATGGCCTGCGCAGTTGCTGCGTTAACAGCAGACGGCGCTATCACCATCGAAAATGCGGAAGCGATCAATAAATCCTATCCGGAATTCTATGAGCACCTGGAAACACTGGGTGGTATAGTGGAAAGAGAAGAGTTGAAAGTATAA
- the aroB gene encoding 3-dehydroquinate synthase, which yields MTTQTHQFQHATTKYYLGESLANLGNYVNKDRTILLLDENVDQQYADVLPGWKKLVVPDGEEHKNMEVLEQIIDGLIELEADRKTMLVGIGGGMLTDMTGFVASIYMRGLPFGFIPSTLLAQVDASIGGKNGVSHGMHKNMLGTIRQPEFILFDYSLPLTMPETEWCNGFAEIIKYACIYDAELFSYLEANKDKALAQDVSVLQFLVERSVEIKTKFVLEDEFESGVRRWLNFGHTLGHAVEKLESIAHGQAVAIGMVAAAKISEKINKLPSEQTNRLIRLINDYRLPVTMTSNKEEVFNIFKLDKKREKDHIHFVLLNEIGKATTQPILLDELKQILQEL from the coding sequence ATGACAACGCAAACACACCAGTTCCAACACGCAACAACGAAGTATTACCTCGGCGAAAGCCTGGCGAACCTCGGCAATTATGTGAATAAAGACCGCACCATCCTTTTGCTGGATGAGAATGTGGACCAACAATATGCAGATGTGCTACCCGGCTGGAAAAAGCTGGTAGTACCGGATGGAGAAGAGCACAAGAACATGGAGGTGCTGGAACAGATCATCGACGGGCTGATTGAACTGGAAGCAGACCGTAAAACAATGCTTGTTGGCATTGGTGGTGGTATGCTCACGGATATGACGGGCTTTGTGGCCAGCATATATATGCGCGGACTCCCTTTTGGTTTTATACCATCCACATTACTGGCCCAGGTAGATGCGTCTATCGGTGGCAAGAATGGAGTGAGCCACGGTATGCATAAGAATATGCTGGGTACGATCCGCCAGCCGGAGTTCATTCTTTTTGATTACAGCCTGCCCCTTACCATGCCGGAAACGGAGTGGTGCAACGGGTTTGCTGAGATCATCAAGTATGCCTGTATCTATGATGCAGAACTCTTCTCTTACCTGGAAGCAAACAAGGATAAAGCCCTTGCGCAGGATGTAAGTGTATTACAATTCCTGGTGGAACGTTCGGTGGAGATTAAAACGAAGTTTGTACTGGAAGATGAGTTTGAAAGTGGTGTTCGCCGCTGGTTGAATTTTGGTCATACACTCGGGCATGCCGTGGAGAAGCTGGAGAGCATTGCACACGGGCAGGCGGTGGCCATCGGAATGGTAGCAGCTGCTAAGATCTCCGAAAAAATAAACAAGCTGCCATCCGAACAAACCAACCGACTGATCCGTTTGATCAATGATTACCGTTTACCGGTGACCATGACTTCAAATAAAGAAGAGGTGTTCAACATCTTCAAGCTGGATAAAAAGCGCGAGAAGGACCATATTCATTTTGTACTGCTCAACGAGATCGGTAAAGCCACCACGCAACCGATCCTGTTAGATGAGCTGAAACAAATTTTACAAGAACTGTAG
- a CDS encoding chorismate mutase: MEQILAKTKFADPASDKKPLIISGPCSAETEEQVLATALALAKTGKVDVLRAGIWKPRTRPGSFEGIGPKGLPWLQKAKELTGMPTTVEVATAKQVEDALHFGVDILWIGARTTVNPFSVQDVADALRGVKIPVLIKNPINPDLELWIGAVERIQKAGIEKVGLIHRGFSSYGNTDYRNAPMWHLAIELKRRHPELPMICDPSHISGRRDILQAVSQEAIDLDYDGLMVETHVDPDNAWSDAKQQITPEKFGELLDNITWRHERTDHKDFNTALEKLRNQINGIDDEILLLLGRRMNIAENIGQYKKDNNITILQTNRWNEILDRAIRAGEKLGLTKDFVLKYFDAVHLESINRQNKVMND, translated from the coding sequence ATGGAACAGATCTTAGCAAAAACGAAATTCGCTGACCCGGCTTCAGACAAGAAGCCGCTGATCATCTCAGGTCCCTGCTCTGCAGAAACTGAAGAGCAGGTATTAGCCACTGCACTGGCGCTTGCTAAAACCGGTAAAGTGGATGTACTCCGCGCCGGCATATGGAAACCACGTACCCGCCCGGGTTCTTTCGAAGGTATCGGACCTAAAGGTTTGCCCTGGTTGCAAAAAGCAAAAGAACTCACCGGTATGCCTACTACCGTTGAAGTGGCTACCGCTAAACAAGTGGAAGATGCCCTGCACTTTGGTGTAGATATCCTGTGGATCGGGGCACGTACAACCGTGAATCCTTTCTCCGTACAGGATGTGGCAGATGCACTGAGAGGCGTTAAAATTCCTGTATTGATCAAGAACCCGATCAACCCTGATCTGGAACTCTGGATCGGAGCAGTAGAACGTATCCAGAAAGCTGGTATTGAAAAAGTGGGTCTTATCCACCGCGGTTTCTCCAGCTATGGTAATACAGACTACCGTAATGCACCTATGTGGCACCTGGCTATTGAACTGAAACGCCGTCATCCTGAATTACCGATGATCTGCGATCCTAGCCATATCAGCGGCCGCCGCGATATCCTGCAGGCTGTTTCCCAGGAAGCGATCGACCTTGATTACGATGGTCTGATGGTGGAAACTCACGTAGATCCTGATAACGCATGGAGCGATGCCAAACAACAGATCACACCCGAGAAATTCGGTGAACTGCTGGATAATATTACCTGGAGACACGAACGTACTGATCATAAAGATTTCAACACCGCACTGGAAAAACTGCGTAACCAGATCAATGGCATCGACGATGAGATCCTGTTGCTGCTGGGCCGCCGTATGAACATTGCTGAGAACATCGGTCAGTATAAGAAAGATAACAACATCACTATCCTGCAAACTAACCGCTGGAACGAAATCCTGGACCGCGCTATCAGGGCAGGAGAGAAGCTGGGCCTCACCAAAGATTTCGTATTGAAATACTTTGATGCAGTTCACCTGGAATCTATCAATCGCCAGAATAAAGTGATGAACGACTAA
- a CDS encoding prephenate dehydrogenase, producing MIATIIGVGLIGGSLALSLKEKGIANWIIGVDFNEANLKRAQELKIIDEASDIEDAMNRSQLIILAIPVDAMLKALPSILDKINKTHVIMDVGSTKQQILQLVSGHPHRGRFVAAHPMAGTEYSGPDAAIPNLFAQKTMVLCDVKNSDEDAVELIETVVDQLNMRIVYMNAEEHDLHTAYVSHISHITSFALALTVLKKEKEQGRIFELASGGFESTVRLAKSSPDMWVPIFKHNRHNVLDVLEEHIKQLEQMKQLLQDEDYDTFYKLIQKSNKIRKILK from the coding sequence ATGATCGCAACTATAATAGGTGTTGGTTTAATAGGCGGGTCTTTGGCGTTGAGCTTAAAAGAGAAAGGCATAGCTAACTGGATCATTGGCGTGGATTTTAATGAAGCGAACCTGAAAAGGGCGCAGGAATTAAAGATCATAGATGAAGCTTCGGATATAGAAGACGCGATGAACCGCAGCCAGCTCATCATCCTGGCCATCCCCGTGGATGCTATGCTGAAAGCACTGCCTTCCATCCTCGATAAAATAAACAAAACCCATGTGATCATGGATGTGGGTTCTACGAAACAGCAAATATTGCAGCTCGTTTCCGGTCATCCGCACAGAGGCCGTTTTGTGGCAGCCCACCCGATGGCGGGTACGGAATACTCTGGTCCGGATGCTGCCATACCCAACCTCTTTGCGCAAAAGACCATGGTGCTCTGCGATGTGAAGAACAGCGATGAGGATGCGGTGGAACTGATAGAAACAGTGGTAGACCAGCTGAACATGCGCATCGTATACATGAATGCGGAAGAGCATGACCTGCATACGGCATATGTATCCCACATCTCGCACATCACTTCTTTCGCACTGGCATTAACGGTGTTGAAAAAGGAAAAAGAGCAGGGACGCATCTTTGAACTGGCAAGCGGTGGTTTTGAATCCACTGTGCGGCTGGCAAAAAGCTCCCCGGATATGTGGGTGCCCATCTTCAAACACAACCGCCACAATGTGCTGGACGTTCTGGAAGAACATATCAAACAACTGGAACAGATGAAGCAGTTGCTGCAGGACGAGGATTATGATACGTTCTACAAGCTGATCCAGAAGAGTAATAAAATAAGGAAGATATTAAAATAG